A genomic segment from Bosea sp. OAE506 encodes:
- a CDS encoding ABC transporter ATP-binding protein, with the protein MPPEDAAPILSVRDLTVEFVTRRGTLRALDRISFDVARGEVLGVVGESGAGKSVTGSAIIGLIDPPGRIAGGEVRLSGERIDNLPDEAMRKVRGKRIGMIFQDPLTSLNPLYRISEQLIETIRVHTDLDAAQARARAIALLDEVGIPAPEKRIDSYPHEFSGGMRQRVVIALALCAEPEFIIADEPTTALDVSVQAQIIALIKALCRERGTSVMLVTHDMGVIAETADRVAVMYAGRIAEIGPVRDVVKEPLHPYAKGLMGAIPSLEGETTRLVQIPGSMPRLSAIPPGCAFNPRCAQAFDRCRTERPELIAVGSRKVACHLYDTPTESEVAA; encoded by the coding sequence ATGCCGCCTGAAGACGCCGCCCCCATCCTCTCCGTCCGTGACCTCACGGTCGAGTTCGTCACCCGCCGCGGCACGCTGCGCGCGCTCGACCGCATCTCCTTCGACGTCGCGCGCGGCGAGGTGCTGGGCGTCGTCGGCGAATCCGGGGCCGGCAAATCCGTCACCGGCTCGGCCATCATCGGCCTGATCGACCCGCCAGGCCGTATCGCCGGCGGCGAGGTTCGGCTGTCGGGCGAGCGCATCGACAACCTGCCCGATGAGGCGATGCGCAAGGTCCGCGGCAAGCGCATCGGCATGATCTTCCAGGATCCGCTAACCAGCTTGAACCCGCTCTACCGGATCAGCGAGCAGCTGATCGAGACGATCCGCGTCCACACCGACCTCGATGCCGCCCAGGCCCGCGCCCGCGCCATCGCTCTGCTCGACGAGGTCGGCATCCCCGCCCCCGAAAAGCGCATCGACAGCTACCCGCACGAATTCTCCGGCGGCATGCGTCAGCGTGTCGTCATCGCACTCGCGCTCTGCGCCGAGCCCGAGTTCATCATCGCCGACGAGCCGACCACCGCGCTCGACGTCTCCGTGCAGGCGCAGATCATCGCGTTGATCAAGGCGCTCTGCCGGGAGCGCGGCACCTCGGTCATGCTCGTCACCCACGACATGGGCGTCATCGCCGAGACGGCCGATCGCGTCGCGGTGATGTATGCCGGGCGCATCGCCGAGATCGGCCCCGTGCGCGACGTTGTGAAGGAGCCGCTCCACCCCTATGCGAAGGGGTTGATGGGGGCGATCCCTTCGCTCGAGGGCGAGACCACGCGGCTCGTGCAGATCCCTGGCTCTATGCCGCGGCTCTCGGCCATCCCGCCCGGCTGCGCCTTCAACCCGCGCTGTGCCCAGGCCTTCGACCGTTGCCGGACCGAGCGGCCGGAACTGATTGCGGTCGGCAGCCGCAAGGTCGCCTGCCATCTCTACGACACGCCCACCGAAAGCGAGGTCGCCGCATGA
- a CDS encoding ABC transporter permease, producing MTSMPASPKPPGRLARLWDSDIAYSFRSSPVTVVATLLALLLVLAAVAAPLIAPYDPFDPASLDLSDGFSQPMVPNEITGKVFWLGSDSQGRDIFSAILYGSRVSLLVGAASVLFSLVIGVGLGLVAGYVGGRTEALIMRVADVQLSFPAILVALLVFGVARGLIPPALQEQMTLLVLVVAIGLSNWAQYARTVRGSTLVEKNKVYVDAARLIGLKAWPVMLKHVLPNVAGPVLVIATINLALAVIEEATLSFLGVGMPPTQPSLGTLIRFGQQYLFSGEWWILLFPSLVLVLLALSINLFGDWLRDALNPKLR from the coding sequence ATGACCAGCATGCCAGCTTCCCCTAAGCCGCCCGGACGTCTCGCGAGGCTCTGGGATTCCGACATCGCCTACTCCTTCCGCTCCTCGCCGGTGACGGTCGTGGCGACGCTTCTGGCGCTGCTGCTCGTGCTGGCGGCGGTCGCGGCGCCGCTGATCGCGCCTTACGACCCGTTCGACCCCGCCTCGCTCGACCTGTCGGACGGCTTCTCGCAGCCGATGGTGCCCAATGAGATTACCGGCAAGGTCTTCTGGCTGGGCTCGGATTCGCAGGGTCGGGACATCTTCTCCGCCATTCTCTACGGCTCGCGCGTCTCCCTGCTGGTGGGCGCGGCCTCCGTGCTGTTCTCGCTCGTCATCGGCGTGGGCCTGGGCCTCGTCGCCGGCTATGTCGGCGGCCGCACCGAGGCGCTGATCATGCGCGTCGCCGACGTGCAACTCTCCTTTCCGGCGATCCTGGTTGCGCTTCTGGTCTTCGGCGTGGCCCGCGGCCTGATTCCGCCGGCGCTGCAGGAGCAGATGACGCTGCTCGTCCTCGTCGTCGCCATCGGCCTGTCGAACTGGGCGCAATATGCCCGCACCGTGCGCGGCTCGACGCTGGTCGAGAAGAACAAGGTCTATGTCGATGCGGCCCGGCTGATCGGGCTCAAGGCTTGGCCGGTGATGCTCAAGCACGTCCTGCCCAATGTCGCCGGGCCCGTGCTGGTGATCGCCACGATCAATCTGGCGCTCGCCGTCATCGAGGAGGCGACGCTCTCCTTCCTCGGCGTCGGTATGCCGCCGACCCAGCCCTCGCTCGGCACGCTGATCCGCTTCGGCCAGCAATATCTATTCTCTGGCGAGTGGTGGATCCTGCTGTTTCCCTCGCTGGTGCTGGTCCTGCTCGCTCTGTCGATCAACCTGTTCGGCGACTGGCTGCGCGACGCGCTCAACCCGAAGCTGAGATGA
- a CDS encoding ABC transporter permease, translating to MLAYILRSLMQGIVVMLAVAFIAFSMFRFVGDPVVNMLGQEATLQDRAELTERLGLNDPVPLQFARFVADAAQGDFGISYRQGRKVSTLILERLPATVELAVLSAIFAFVAGIALGVYAAIRRDGWLANVVMSLSLIGVSLPTFLIGIGLIYIFAVELRWLPSFGRGDTVAIGWWTTGLLTTSGLKSLVLPVLTLGFLQLTLIMRLVRSEMLEVMRADFIRFARARGIPERRIEFRHALRNTLIPVITIAGVQLGGVIAFAIVTETVFQWPGLGALFVNAVQFVDVPVMSAYLLFVAFVFVLTSLLVDLVYVALDPRLRTGNPAMAK from the coding sequence ATGCTCGCCTACATCCTGCGCTCGCTGATGCAGGGCATCGTCGTGATGCTGGCGGTCGCCTTCATCGCCTTCTCGATGTTCCGCTTCGTCGGCGACCCCGTCGTGAACATGCTCGGCCAGGAGGCGACGCTGCAGGACCGCGCCGAGCTGACCGAGCGGCTCGGCCTCAACGATCCCGTGCCGCTGCAGTTCGCCCGCTTCGTCGCGGATGCGGCGCAGGGTGATTTCGGCATCTCCTATCGCCAGGGCCGCAAGGTCTCGACGCTGATCCTGGAGCGGCTGCCGGCGACGGTCGAACTCGCTGTGCTCTCGGCGATCTTCGCCTTCGTCGCCGGCATCGCGCTCGGGGTCTATGCCGCCATCCGGCGCGACGGCTGGCTGGCCAATGTCGTGATGTCGCTCTCCCTGATCGGCGTCAGCCTGCCGACCTTCCTGATCGGCATCGGCCTGATCTACATCTTTGCCGTCGAATTGCGCTGGCTGCCCTCCTTCGGCCGCGGCGACACGGTCGCGATCGGCTGGTGGACGACCGGTTTGCTGACGACCAGCGGGCTGAAATCGCTGGTGCTGCCCGTACTGACCCTCGGCTTCCTGCAGCTCACCCTGATCATGCGGCTCGTCCGCTCCGAGATGCTGGAGGTGATGCGGGCCGACTTCATCCGCTTCGCCCGGGCGCGCGGCATTCCCGAACGGCGCATCGAGTTCCGCCATGCGCTGCGCAACACGCTGATCCCGGTCATCACCATTGCCGGCGTCCAGCTCGGCGGCGTCATCGCCTTCGCTATCGTCACCGAGACGGTGTTCCAGTGGCCGGGGTTGGGGGCGCTCTTCGTCAACGCGGTCCAGTTCGTCGATGTGCCGGTGATGTCGGCCTATCTCCTCTTCGTCGCCTTCGTCTTCGTGCTGACCTCGCTCCTGGTCGATCTCGTCTATGTCGCGCTCGATCCGCGCCTGCGGACGGGCAATCCGGCAATGGCGAAGTGA
- a CDS encoding ABC transporter substrate-binding protein produces MKARVFGLAAALLGVSLLALGAAEARPLKWAAAGDALTIDPHGQNEGPTTSLNQHIYESLTERDHAGKLLPLLASSWRVLPDDPTTWEFKLESGVKFHDGAPFTADDVVFSYERAMQPTSDFKGYLTSVEKVSKVDDLTVRIKTKGPNPLLVNNTSSIRIMSKAWAEKNNAVKAQDFKNKEENFAVRNANGTGPFTLVSREADVKTVLKRNDAYWNKAKVPLEITELTLVPIKQDATRVAALLSGEVDFVQDVPVQDIARLKNQQNLRVNSGAENRTIFFGMDVASADLKGDDVQGKNPFADKKVRQALNMAINRPAIQRVVMRGESVPTGVIMPPFVNGWTKELDSFPAVDNAKAKALLAEAGYPNGFSVTLHCPNDRYVNDEGICQAAVGMFGQIGVKVNLVSQSKSIHFNLIQKNPPETEFYLVGWGVPTYDSDYIFSYMYHSRTGSQGSWNATGFKNAEVDTMIQSLSQEVDIPKRDATIAKLWARLKDETIYLPIHHQSLSYAMKTSLDIPVDVGNNPKLKMVSFKGS; encoded by the coding sequence ATGAAGGCGCGTGTGTTCGGCCTTGCGGCCGCATTGCTCGGGGTTTCGCTGCTGGCGCTGGGCGCGGCCGAGGCCCGCCCCCTGAAATGGGCCGCCGCCGGCGACGCCCTGACGATCGATCCCCATGGCCAGAACGAGGGGCCGACCACCTCGCTCAACCAGCACATCTATGAAAGCCTGACCGAGCGGGACCATGCCGGCAAGCTGCTGCCGCTGCTGGCCTCGTCCTGGCGGGTCCTGCCCGACGACCCGACGACCTGGGAATTCAAGCTGGAATCGGGCGTCAAGTTCCATGACGGCGCGCCCTTCACCGCCGACGACGTGGTGTTCTCCTATGAGCGCGCCATGCAGCCGACCTCGGACTTCAAGGGCTATCTCACCTCGGTCGAGAAGGTCTCGAAGGTCGACGACCTGACGGTGCGCATCAAGACCAAGGGACCGAACCCGCTCCTGGTCAACAACACCTCCTCGATCCGCATCATGAGCAAGGCCTGGGCGGAGAAGAACAACGCCGTCAAGGCGCAGGATTTCAAGAACAAGGAAGAGAACTTCGCCGTCCGCAACGCCAACGGCACCGGCCCCTTCACCCTCGTCTCGCGCGAGGCCGACGTGAAGACGGTGCTGAAGCGCAACGACGCGTACTGGAACAAGGCCAAGGTCCCGCTCGAGATCACCGAGCTGACGCTGGTTCCGATCAAGCAGGACGCGACCCGCGTCGCGGCGCTGCTCTCGGGCGAGGTCGACTTCGTCCAGGACGTGCCGGTGCAGGACATCGCGCGCCTCAAGAACCAGCAGAACCTGCGCGTGAACTCCGGCGCCGAGAACCGCACCATTTTCTTCGGCATGGACGTCGCTTCCGCCGACCTCAAGGGCGACGATGTCCAGGGCAAGAACCCCTTCGCCGACAAGAAGGTGCGCCAGGCCCTGAACATGGCAATCAACCGGCCGGCGATCCAGCGCGTCGTCATGCGCGGCGAGTCGGTGCCGACGGGCGTGATCATGCCGCCCTTCGTCAATGGCTGGACCAAGGAGCTGGACTCCTTCCCGGCGGTCGACAACGCCAAGGCCAAGGCCCTGCTGGCGGAAGCGGGCTATCCCAACGGCTTCTCGGTGACGCTGCACTGCCCCAATGACCGCTACGTCAATGACGAGGGCATCTGCCAGGCGGCGGTGGGCATGTTCGGCCAGATCGGCGTGAAGGTGAACCTCGTCTCGCAGTCCAAGTCGATCCACTTCAACCTGATCCAGAAGAACCCGCCGGAGACCGAGTTCTACCTCGTCGGCTGGGGCGTCCCAACCTATGATTCCGACTACATCTTCTCCTACATGTACCACTCGCGCACGGGCTCGCAGGGCTCCTGGAACGCCACCGGCTTCAAGAACGCCGAGGTCGACACCATGATCCAGTCGCTCTCGCAGGAGGTCGATATCCCCAAGCGCGACGCGACCATCGCCAAGCTCTGGGCGCGGCTGAAGGACGAGACGATCTACCTGCCGATCCATCACCAGTCGCTCAGCTACGCGATGAAGACCTCGCTCGATATCCCGGTCGATGTCGGCAACAACCCGAAGCTGAAGATGGTGAGCTTCAAGGGCTCGTAG
- the argE gene encoding acetylornithine deacetylase: MTPAPFTPKEMLAKLVSFNTESQRSNLELIHFCRDYLAGLGVESTLAFNAEGDKANLYATIGPKREGGVVLSGHTDVVPVAGQDWSSDPWTLTERDGKLFGRGTCDMKGFDAIALALVPEMLAVPLQRPIHIALSYDEEVGCQGARVLIKAMVEDGLKPAAVVVGEPSMMQVVTGHKGGLRMKTTVRGHAVHSSRVDVGVPAVMIAGRLIDWHNQVMAENKARTTPGNGFEPPYTTLHVGVVQGGTAVNITAEHCMFTHEVRCIPGETFETYEQRYRAEVAALEAQMQAIAPETGIDFVITSDTPAMGPEESGAAEELCRRLTGDNGRHVVAYGTEGGLFQRAGWSTVVCGPGDIAQAHQPDEFITLAQLDAGTQFVRKLIADLSR, encoded by the coding sequence ATGACGCCCGCACCGTTCACGCCCAAGGAGATGCTCGCGAAGCTGGTGTCGTTCAACACGGAGTCGCAGCGCAGCAATCTCGAGCTGATTCATTTCTGCCGCGACTATCTCGCCGGCCTGGGCGTCGAGAGCACGCTGGCGTTCAATGCCGAGGGCGACAAGGCCAACCTCTACGCCACGATCGGCCCGAAGCGGGAGGGCGGCGTCGTTCTGTCCGGCCATACCGACGTCGTACCGGTGGCGGGGCAGGACTGGAGTTCCGATCCGTGGACGCTGACCGAGCGCGACGGCAAGCTCTTCGGCCGCGGCACCTGTGACATGAAGGGCTTCGATGCCATCGCGCTGGCGCTCGTCCCGGAGATGCTGGCCGTCCCGTTGCAGCGGCCGATCCACATCGCCCTGTCCTATGACGAGGAGGTCGGCTGCCAGGGCGCGCGCGTCCTCATCAAGGCGATGGTGGAGGATGGCTTGAAGCCCGCCGCCGTCGTCGTCGGCGAGCCCTCGATGATGCAGGTCGTCACCGGTCATAAGGGCGGTCTGCGCATGAAGACGACCGTGCGCGGTCACGCCGTCCATTCCAGCCGCGTCGATGTCGGCGTTCCCGCGGTGATGATCGCCGGGCGCCTGATCGACTGGCACAACCAGGTGATGGCCGAGAACAAGGCCCGCACCACGCCGGGCAACGGGTTCGAGCCGCCCTATACGACCCTGCATGTCGGCGTCGTTCAGGGTGGGACGGCGGTCAACATCACGGCCGAGCACTGCATGTTCACCCATGAGGTCCGCTGCATCCCGGGTGAAACCTTCGAGACCTACGAGCAGCGCTATCGCGCCGAGGTCGCGGCACTGGAAGCGCAGATGCAGGCGATCGCGCCCGAGACCGGCATCGACTTCGTCATCACCTCCGACACTCCCGCGATGGGCCCGGAGGAGAGCGGTGCGGCCGAGGAACTCTGCCGCCGGCTGACCGGCGACAATGGCCGCCATGTCGTCGCCTATGGCACGGAGGGTGGCCTGTTCCAGCGCGCCGGCTGGTCGACCGTGGTCTGCGGCCCCGGCGACATCGCCCAGGCCCACCAGCCCGACGAGTTCATCACTCTGGCGCAGCTCGACGCCGGCACGCAGTTCGTGCGCAAGCTGATCGCGGATCTCTCGCGCTAG
- a CDS encoding pyridoxal-phosphate dependent enzyme: MNFDVTLPDIQAAAARIAGKIRRTPTYYSAGLSARLGVETVVKVESLQLGGSFKVRGCFNKLMGLSDRELARGVVTVSGGNHAIAVALVAKSMGCRALVLMPQNAATFNVEMARSLGAEIELCADSIEAFARAEDYAAQGMTHVHSYDDPAIIAGHGSLGLEMNNDAGGRLDHVFISIGGGGFAAGVGAAMKGLDPVLRIHGVETEGATAMTQALEAGKPVPIRPTSIARTLGAPFATERTMAAARQFIEDIVIVPDAEAVREIGWVLQNGRVLLEPAASCVVAAALACKEMFKPGERVGLVLCGSNVALDDIAAWRTQFGV, encoded by the coding sequence ATGAACTTCGACGTGACACTGCCCGACATCCAGGCCGCCGCGGCGCGCATCGCCGGCAAGATCCGGCGGACCCCAACCTATTACAGCGCGGGGCTCTCGGCGCGGCTCGGCGTCGAGACGGTTGTCAAGGTCGAGAGCCTGCAGCTCGGCGGCTCGTTCAAGGTGCGCGGCTGCTTCAACAAGCTGATGGGGCTGAGCGACCGGGAGCTGGCGCGCGGGGTCGTCACGGTGTCCGGCGGCAACCACGCCATCGCGGTGGCGCTGGTAGCCAAGTCGATGGGCTGCCGCGCGCTGGTGCTGATGCCGCAGAACGCCGCCACTTTCAATGTCGAGATGGCCCGCTCGCTGGGGGCTGAGATCGAGCTCTGTGCCGACTCGATCGAGGCCTTCGCCAGGGCCGAGGACTACGCCGCCCAGGGCATGACCCATGTCCACTCCTATGACGATCCGGCGATCATCGCCGGCCATGGCTCGCTCGGGCTGGAGATGAACAACGATGCCGGCGGGCGGCTGGACCATGTCTTCATCTCGATCGGCGGCGGCGGCTTCGCGGCCGGCGTCGGCGCGGCGATGAAGGGGCTCGACCCGGTGCTGCGCATCCATGGCGTCGAGACGGAAGGCGCGACCGCCATGACGCAGGCGCTCGAGGCTGGCAAGCCCGTGCCGATCAGGCCGACCTCGATCGCGCGCACGCTCGGCGCGCCCTTTGCGACCGAGCGGACCATGGCGGCCGCGCGCCAGTTCATCGAGGACATCGTGATCGTGCCCGACGCGGAGGCGGTGCGCGAGATCGGCTGGGTGCTGCAGAACGGGCGCGTGCTGCTGGAGCCGGCGGCCTCCTGCGTCGTCGCCGCGGCGCTGGCGTGCAAGGAGATGTTCAAGCCCGGCGAGCGCGTCGGCCTCGTGCTCTGCGGCTCGAATGTCGCGCTCGACGACATCGCCGCCTGGCGGACACAGTTCGGAGTCTGA
- a CDS encoding cupin domain-containing protein, with the protein MTILDHETQPQDKWRDGVMTQMRVSALVQSRQLCIFEQFCDPGLGAPMHLHAVEEVLEIMAGTAEIYLRDETMVVTANQSVLVPAGARHGFKNIGTGVLHVRATLAAAIFEASYDDRNELSRRYVPADA; encoded by the coding sequence ATGACGATCCTCGACCACGAGACGCAGCCGCAGGACAAATGGCGCGACGGCGTGATGACGCAGATGCGGGTTTCTGCGCTGGTGCAGAGCCGGCAGCTCTGCATCTTCGAGCAGTTCTGCGATCCGGGCCTCGGCGCACCGATGCATCTGCATGCAGTCGAGGAGGTGCTCGAGATCATGGCCGGCACCGCCGAGATCTATCTGCGCGACGAGACGATGGTCGTCACCGCCAACCAGTCCGTGCTGGTGCCCGCAGGCGCCCGCCATGGCTTCAAGAACATCGGCACCGGCGTACTGCATGTGCGCGCGACGCTGGCGGCGGCGATCTTCGAAGCCTCCTATGACGACCGCAACGAGTTATCCCGCCGCTACGTCCCCGCCGACGCCTAA
- a CDS encoding M20 aminoacylase family protein: MPNASLIAAIHPELTAIRRDLHRHPELMYDVHRTAGVVAEKLKAWGVDEVVTGIGQTGVVGVIKGRNQGSGKVIAMRADMDALPIHEETNLEHRSTVPGKMHACGHDGHTAMLLGAAKYLAETRDFDGTAVVIFQPAEEGGAGAKAMIDDGLMTRFGIQEVYGMHNKPGLAVGQFDVRKGPTMAAADRIHIKIEGKGGHAAAPHRVNDPIVAACQLVTALQTISSRNADPLDSIVVSVTAINAGEAFNVIPQTVELKGSVRTLTPQMRELAEKRIKEVTAGIMGAFGMSVVCDYLHGYPVTFNHAEQAEFVVGTIEAAFGEGKVDTTVPPTMGSEDFSYMLEERPGAFINIGNGESAGLHHPAYEFNDEVIPVGVTYWANLVETAMPAKV, translated from the coding sequence ATGCCCAACGCCTCCCTCATCGCCGCCATCCATCCCGAGCTCACGGCCATCCGCCGCGACCTGCATCGCCATCCCGAACTGATGTACGACGTGCATCGCACGGCCGGCGTCGTCGCCGAGAAGCTGAAGGCCTGGGGCGTGGACGAGGTCGTGACCGGCATCGGCCAGACCGGCGTCGTCGGCGTGATCAAGGGCCGCAACCAGGGCTCGGGCAAGGTGATCGCGATGCGCGCCGACATGGACGCGCTGCCGATCCACGAGGAAACAAACCTGGAGCACCGCTCGACCGTGCCGGGCAAGATGCACGCCTGCGGCCATGACGGGCACACCGCCATGCTGCTGGGCGCCGCCAAGTACCTCGCCGAGACGCGCGATTTCGACGGAACCGCGGTGGTGATCTTCCAGCCCGCGGAGGAAGGCGGCGCCGGCGCCAAGGCGATGATCGATGACGGGCTGATGACCCGCTTCGGCATCCAGGAGGTCTACGGCATGCACAACAAGCCGGGCCTGGCCGTCGGCCAGTTCGACGTGCGCAAGGGCCCGACGATGGCCGCTGCCGACCGCATCCACATCAAGATCGAGGGCAAGGGCGGCCATGCCGCGGCTCCCCACCGGGTCAACGACCCGATCGTCGCCGCCTGCCAGCTGGTGACCGCACTGCAGACGATCTCGTCGCGCAATGCCGACCCGCTGGATTCCATCGTGGTGTCCGTCACCGCGATCAATGCCGGCGAGGCCTTCAACGTCATCCCGCAGACCGTCGAGCTCAAGGGCTCGGTGCGGACGCTGACGCCGCAGATGCGCGAGCTCGCCGAGAAGCGCATCAAGGAGGTCACCGCCGGCATCATGGGCGCCTTCGGGATGAGCGTCGTCTGCGACTATCTCCATGGCTACCCGGTGACCTTCAACCATGCGGAGCAGGCCGAGTTCGTGGTCGGCACGATCGAGGCGGCCTTCGGCGAGGGCAAGGTCGACACCACCGTGCCGCCGACGATGGGCTCGGAGGATTTCTCCTACATGCTCGAGGAGCGCCCCGGCGCCTTCATCAACATCGGCAATGGCGAGTCGGCCGGCCTGCATCACCCGGCCTATGAGTTCAACGACGAGGTCATCCCGGTCGGCGTGACCTACTGGGCGAATCTCGTCGAGACCGCGATGCCGGCCAAGGTCTGA
- a CDS encoding NAD(P)/FAD-dependent oxidoreductase, producing the protein MHDIDCLVIGAGVVGLATARALALAGREVVIAEAADGIGTQTSARNSEVIHAGIYYPPGSLKAKVCVEGRQRLYAYLGERGLPHKACGKLIVATSAAQKPALETIMARAQASGVDSLRWLDAAEAQAREPEVRCEIALLSPDTGVVDSHAFMLSLLGECEAAGGSLALNTPIAGWRREADGFSVDFGGEEPATYTVRTIVNSAGHGAPKLLGTLEGFPPEHVPVQHYAKGNYFALLGKQPFSHLVYPVPEAAGLGIHATIDMGGRVKFGPDVEWVQHDQDLVVDPQRAEKFYAAIRTYWPALPDGALVADYAGIRPKLHGPTEPMPDFRIDGAQVHGVDGLVNLLGIESPGLTSSLAIAEMVVERLAA; encoded by the coding sequence ATGCACGACATCGATTGCCTGGTGATCGGGGCCGGCGTTGTCGGCCTCGCGACGGCGCGGGCGCTGGCGCTGGCCGGGCGCGAGGTCGTGATCGCGGAAGCCGCGGACGGCATCGGCACACAGACGTCGGCGCGCAACAGCGAGGTCATCCATGCGGGGATCTATTATCCGCCGGGCTCGCTGAAGGCGAAGGTCTGCGTCGAGGGGCGCCAGCGCCTCTATGCCTATCTCGGTGAGCGCGGATTGCCTCACAAGGCCTGCGGCAAGCTGATCGTCGCCACCAGCGCCGCGCAGAAGCCGGCGCTGGAGACGATCATGGCCCGTGCCCAGGCCTCGGGCGTCGACAGCCTGCGCTGGCTCGATGCCGCGGAGGCCCAGGCGAGAGAGCCGGAAGTCCGTTGCGAGATCGCGCTGCTCTCGCCCGACACCGGCGTGGTCGACAGCCACGCCTTCATGCTCTCGCTGCTCGGCGAATGCGAGGCGGCCGGCGGATCGCTGGCGCTCAACACGCCGATCGCCGGATGGCGCCGCGAGGCCGACGGCTTCAGCGTCGATTTCGGCGGCGAGGAGCCTGCGACCTATACCGTCAGGACGATCGTGAATTCGGCCGGCCATGGCGCGCCGAAGCTTCTCGGCACGCTGGAGGGGTTCCCGCCCGAGCATGTGCCGGTGCAGCACTACGCCAAGGGCAATTATTTCGCGCTGCTCGGCAAGCAGCCCTTCTCGCATCTGGTCTACCCGGTGCCCGAGGCGGCGGGCTTAGGCATCCACGCGACGATCGACATGGGCGGGCGGGTCAAGTTCGGCCCCGATGTCGAATGGGTCCAGCACGATCAGGACCTCGTTGTCGATCCGCAGCGGGCCGAGAAGTTCTACGCCGCGATCCGGACCTATTGGCCGGCCCTGCCCGACGGCGCGCTCGTCGCCGACTATGCCGGCATCCGCCCCAAGCTGCACGGCCCGACCGAGCCGATGCCGGATTTCCGCATCGACGGCGCGCAAGTCCATGGCGTGGACGGGCTGGTCAACCTTTTGGGCATCGAGAGCCCGGGGCTGACCAGTTCGCTGGCGATCGCGGAGATGGTGGTGGAGCGGCTTGCGGCATAG
- the eda gene encoding bifunctional 4-hydroxy-2-oxoglutarate aldolase/2-dehydro-3-deoxy-phosphogluconate aldolase codes for MDETAAIARLEACGVIPVVVIEDASRAIDLAHALVAGGIDVVEVTLRRPAGLAALEAIARSVPGALPVAGTVVTPAQVQQVKDAGAKAVVSPGFSEAVDEALKAAGLPWLPGVATASDCMRAVAAGRTVAKFFPAETAGGPPALKALSGPFPQMRFCPTGGVGLNNLASYLALPQVICVGGSWLVPADAIASGDWKRVTQLAKEASEAFRALRR; via the coding sequence ATGGACGAGACTGCCGCGATTGCCCGCCTCGAAGCCTGTGGCGTGATTCCGGTCGTGGTGATCGAGGACGCCTCGCGCGCCATCGACCTGGCGCATGCCCTCGTCGCCGGCGGTATCGACGTCGTCGAGGTCACGCTGCGCCGCCCGGCCGGGCTAGCTGCGCTGGAAGCCATCGCCAGATCGGTGCCGGGGGCGCTGCCGGTTGCCGGCACGGTCGTTACGCCGGCGCAGGTCCAGCAGGTCAAGGATGCCGGTGCCAAAGCCGTCGTCAGCCCCGGCTTCAGCGAGGCCGTCGACGAGGCGCTGAAGGCCGCCGGGCTGCCCTGGCTGCCGGGCGTCGCCACCGCGTCGGACTGCATGCGCGCGGTCGCCGCCGGCCGCACCGTCGCGAAGTTCTTCCCCGCCGAGACGGCAGGTGGGCCGCCTGCGCTGAAGGCGCTGTCGGGCCCGTTCCCGCAGATGCGCTTCTGCCCGACCGGCGGCGTTGGCCTGAACAACCTCGCCAGCTATCTCGCCTTGCCGCAGGTCATCTGCGTCGGCGGCTCCTGGCTGGTCCCGGCGGACGCCATCGCATCCGGCGACTGGAAGCGCGTGACGCAGCTGGCGAAAGAGGCCAGCGAGGCGTTCAGGGCGCTGCGGCGCTAA
- the pgl gene encoding 6-phosphogluconolactonase, giving the protein MMQPQGPVAWHRFATLADASEALAEAVAIRLQTLLTEQGRASLAVPGGTTPARFLAALGTRDLAWEKVTLLPTDERFVAADDAASNERMIRAQFAPLREGRVRFLSFHGRGSDIEAAATALSSELASLPPLDLVVSGMGTDGHIASLFPGEEARFEGRPDSGICIATPPGLPPRLSLSPARLAGAGWTSLLVSGTQKEAVLKAASNRPASLPVDLLLGRPQGLDVYWAKE; this is encoded by the coding sequence ATGATGCAGCCGCAAGGTCCCGTCGCCTGGCATCGCTTCGCGACCCTCGCCGACGCCTCCGAAGCACTGGCGGAGGCCGTCGCCATCCGCCTGCAGACCCTGCTGACGGAGCAGGGCCGGGCCTCGCTCGCCGTGCCCGGCGGCACGACGCCGGCCCGCTTCCTCGCAGCGCTCGGCACCCGCGATCTGGCCTGGGAGAAGGTGACGCTGCTGCCGACCGACGAGCGCTTCGTTGCCGCCGACGACGCGGCCTCGAACGAGCGCATGATCCGTGCGCAATTCGCGCCGCTTCGCGAGGGGCGGGTCCGCTTCCTGTCCTTCCATGGCCGTGGCAGTGATATCGAGGCGGCGGCGACCGCGCTTTCCTCCGAACTCGCGAGCCTGCCGCCGCTGGATCTGGTCGTGAGCGGCATGGGCACCGACGGCCATATCGCCTCGCTGTTTCCCGGCGAGGAGGCGCGCTTTGAAGGGCGGCCCGACAGCGGCATCTGCATCGCTACGCCGCCCGGCCTGCCGCCGCGTCTCTCCCTGTCTCCGGCGCGTCTTGCAGGCGCCGGCTGGACGAGCCTGCTGGTCTCGGGCACGCAGAAGGAGGCCGTGCTGAAGGCAGCCTCGAACCGCCCCGCGTCGCTGCCCGTCGATCTCCTCCTCGGCCGGCCGCAGGGCCTCGACGTCTACTGGGCGAAAGAGTAG